Proteins from a genomic interval of Pseudomonas paeninsulae:
- a CDS encoding AMP-binding protein, whose product MNHPSYTRGPQDKTLLAMTIGQAFDDTVARFAEREALVVRHQNLRYSWSKLAEQVDSCARALLALGVEAGERVGIWAPNCAEWCITQFASAKLGAILVNINPAYRGSELEYALKHSGCRWLVSADAFKSSDYHAILIELLPELAASQSGALHSPRLPELRGVISLAAQAPVGFLCWHELAGLSTQVSAEKLAERQALLQFDEPINIQYTSGTTGSPKGATLSHYNILNNGYLVGESLGLTEHDRLVIPVPLYHCFGMVMGNLGCLTHGSTMIYPAPSFEPEATLLAVAEEQATALYGVPTMFIAELDHPRRAEFDLSSLRTGIMAGATCPIEVMKRVIGEMHMAEVQIAYGMTETSPVSTQTAADDDLQCRVSSVGRTQSHLESKVIDEQGRIVPRGQVGELCTRGYSVMLGYWNNPQATAEALDPARWMHTGDLAVMDEQGYLSIVGRSKDMIIRGGENVYPREIEEFLFGHPAVADVQVIGVPDAKYGEAIAAWVQLHPGHTCDAEALRAYCKANIAHFKVPRYFKFVDQFPMTVTGKVQKFRIRELMQAELEQGAS is encoded by the coding sequence ATGAATCACCCCAGCTATACCCGTGGCCCGCAGGACAAGACGCTGCTGGCCATGACCATCGGCCAGGCGTTCGATGACACAGTGGCGCGTTTCGCCGAGCGCGAGGCCCTGGTGGTGCGCCACCAGAACCTGCGCTACTCCTGGTCCAAGCTGGCCGAGCAGGTCGACAGTTGTGCCCGTGCCTTGCTGGCGCTGGGCGTCGAGGCGGGCGAGCGGGTCGGCATCTGGGCGCCGAACTGCGCCGAGTGGTGCATTACACAGTTCGCCAGCGCCAAGCTTGGTGCGATTCTGGTCAACATCAACCCGGCCTATCGCGGTAGCGAGTTGGAGTACGCGCTGAAGCACTCCGGCTGCCGCTGGCTGGTCAGCGCCGATGCCTTCAAGAGCTCCGATTACCACGCCATACTGATCGAACTGTTGCCGGAACTGGCCGCCAGTCAGTCGGGCGCGCTGCACAGCCCGCGCCTGCCGGAGTTGCGCGGGGTCATCAGCCTGGCCGCGCAGGCGCCGGTAGGCTTCCTCTGCTGGCATGAACTGGCGGGCCTTTCCACCCAGGTCTCTGCGGAAAAACTGGCCGAGCGCCAGGCGCTGCTGCAGTTCGACGAGCCGATCAATATCCAGTACACCTCGGGCACCACCGGCTCGCCCAAGGGCGCCACCCTCAGCCACTACAACATCCTCAACAACGGTTACCTGGTCGGCGAGAGCCTGGGCCTCACCGAGCACGATCGGCTGGTGATCCCGGTGCCGCTGTACCACTGCTTCGGCATGGTCATGGGCAACCTCGGCTGCCTGACTCATGGCAGCACCATGATCTACCCGGCACCGAGCTTCGAGCCGGAGGCCACCCTGTTGGCAGTGGCGGAAGAGCAAGCCACGGCGCTGTACGGCGTGCCGACCATGTTCATCGCCGAGCTGGATCACCCGCGCCGCGCCGAGTTCGACCTGTCCAGCCTGCGCACCGGGATCATGGCCGGCGCCACCTGCCCGATCGAGGTGATGAAGAGGGTAATCGGCGAGATGCACATGGCCGAGGTGCAGATCGCCTACGGCATGACCGAGACCAGCCCGGTGTCGACCCAGACGGCTGCCGATGACGATCTGCAGTGTCGGGTCAGCAGTGTCGGCCGCACTCAGTCACATCTGGAAAGCAAGGTGATCGACGAGCAGGGACGCATCGTCCCGCGCGGGCAGGTCGGCGAGCTGTGCACCCGTGGCTACAGCGTGATGCTCGGCTACTGGAACAACCCGCAGGCCACCGCCGAGGCACTCGACCCGGCGCGCTGGATGCATACCGGCGACCTGGCAGTGATGGACGAGCAGGGCTACCTGAGTATCGTCGGGCGCAGCAAGGACATGATCATTCGCGGCGGCGAGAACGTCTATCCGCGGGAGATCGAGGAATTCCTCTTTGGTCACCCGGCGGTGGCCGACGTGCAGGTGATCGGCGTGCCCGACGCCAAGTACGGCGAGGCGATCGCCGCCTGGGTGCAACTGCATCCGGGCCACACCTGCGACGCCGAGGCGCTGCGCGCCTACTGCAAGGCCAATATCGCCCACTTCAAGGTGCCGCGCTACTTCAAGTTCGTTGACCAGTTCCCGATGACCGTGACCGGCAAGGTGCAGAAATTTCGCATACGCGAACTGATGCAGGCGGAGCTGGAGCAGGGCGCCAGCTGA
- a CDS encoding CoA-acylating methylmalonate-semialdehyde dehydrogenase, with the protein MTASTVPSVKLLIDGEFVESKTTQWRDVVNPATQEVLARVPFATAEEMDAAVASAKEAFKTWRKTPIGARARIFLKYQQLIRENIKELAALLTAEQGKTLPDAEGDVFRGLEVVEHAASIGNLQMGELANNVASGVDTYTLMQPLGVCAGITPFNFPAMIPLWMFPMAIATGNTFVLKPSEQDPLVTMRLVELALQAGVPKGVLNVIHGGVDAVNLICDHPDIKAVSFVGSTKVGTHVYNRATQNGKRAQCMMGAKNHAIVLPDANKQQTLNSLLGASFGAAGQRCMALPVVILVGEAQAWLPELIERTKTLKINGGTEPGTDIGPVISCAALERVNGLIASGIEEGATLELDGRNPSVPGYQDGNFVGPTIFSGVTAQMSVYREEIFGPVLCVMHAANLNEAIEIINANPNGNGTALFTRSGAAARHFQEEIDVGQVGINVPIPVPVPLFSFSGSRGSKLGDLGPYGKQVVTFYTQTKTVTQRWFDEDDSSAVVNTTITLK; encoded by the coding sequence ATGACCGCTTCCACAGTTCCCAGCGTCAAGCTGCTCATCGACGGCGAATTCGTCGAATCCAAGACCACCCAATGGCGCGACGTGGTCAACCCGGCCACCCAGGAAGTCCTGGCGCGTGTGCCCTTCGCCACTGCCGAGGAAATGGACGCCGCCGTGGCCAGCGCCAAGGAAGCCTTCAAGACCTGGCGCAAGACCCCGATCGGCGCCCGTGCGCGGATCTTCCTCAAGTACCAGCAACTGATCCGCGAGAACATCAAGGAGCTGGCCGCCCTGCTCACCGCCGAGCAGGGCAAGACCTTGCCGGACGCCGAGGGCGACGTGTTCCGCGGCCTGGAAGTGGTCGAGCATGCCGCCTCCATCGGCAACCTGCAGATGGGTGAACTGGCCAACAACGTCGCCAGTGGCGTCGACACCTACACCCTGATGCAGCCACTGGGCGTGTGCGCCGGCATCACCCCGTTCAACTTCCCGGCAATGATCCCGCTGTGGATGTTCCCCATGGCCATCGCCACCGGCAACACCTTCGTCCTCAAGCCGTCCGAGCAGGATCCGCTGGTGACCATGCGCCTGGTCGAGCTGGCGCTGCAGGCCGGCGTACCCAAGGGCGTGCTCAACGTCATCCACGGCGGCGTCGACGCGGTGAACCTGATCTGTGACCACCCGGACATCAAGGCGGTGTCCTTCGTCGGCTCGACCAAGGTCGGTACCCATGTCTACAACCGCGCCACCCAGAACGGCAAGCGCGCGCAGTGCATGATGGGCGCCAAGAACCACGCCATCGTCCTGCCGGATGCCAACAAGCAGCAGACCTTGAACAGCCTGCTGGGCGCCTCCTTTGGCGCCGCCGGTCAGCGCTGCATGGCCCTGCCGGTGGTGATCCTGGTGGGTGAAGCGCAGGCCTGGTTGCCGGAGCTGATCGAGCGGACCAAGACCCTCAAGATCAATGGCGGCACCGAGCCTGGCACCGACATCGGCCCGGTGATCTCCTGCGCGGCCCTGGAGCGCGTCAACGGCCTGATCGCCAGCGGCATCGAAGAAGGCGCCACGCTCGAACTGGACGGACGCAACCCGAGTGTGCCTGGCTACCAGGACGGCAACTTCGTCGGCCCGACGATCTTCTCCGGCGTCACGGCGCAAATGTCGGTGTACCGCGAAGAAATCTTCGGCCCGGTGCTGTGCGTCATGCATGCCGCCAACCTCAACGAGGCGATCGAGATCATCAACGCCAACCCGAATGGCAACGGTACCGCCCTGTTCACCCGCTCCGGCGCTGCTGCCCGGCACTTCCAGGAAGAAATCGACGTCGGCCAGGTGGGCATCAACGTGCCGATCCCGGTCCCGGTGCCGCTGTTCTCGTTCTCTGGTTCGCGCGGCTCCAAGCTCGGCGACCTGGGCCCCTACGGCAAGCAAGTGGTGACCTTCTACACCCAGACCAAGACGGTCACCCAGCGCTGGTTCGACGAGGACGACAGCAGCGCCGTGGTCAACACCACCATCACCCTCAAGTAA
- a CDS encoding acyl-CoA synthetase, with protein MQDYLSAARDFDLPSTAAATLAGSLDALNACVECCDRHALPGRIALFWEGRDGSSASYTFCELQEQAARFANFLQAQGVRPGDCVAGMLPRNVELLICILGTWRLGAVYQPLFTAFGPKAIEHRLQGSGAKVVVTDAANRGKLDEVEGAPLLVTVAGAKGQGIQRGDFSFWAELERHSDEFEPVLRSAEDPFLMMFTSGTTGLAKPLPVPLKAILAFVGYMREAVDLRPEDAFWNLADPGWAYGLYYAVTGPLAMGHPTTFYEGPFTVESTCRIIRKYAISNLAGSPSAYRLLLAAKQQVEPLLRGRLRAVSSAGEPLTPEVIRWFEGGLDTCIHDHYGQTELGMVLCNHHALAHPVRLGAAGFAIPGHRVVVLDEQNRELPAGQPGILALDRPRSPLFWFPGYLGMPTKAFVGDYYLSGDTVELNQDGSISFVGRSDDVITTSGYRVGPFDVESALIEHPAVIEAAVIGKPDPERTELVKAFVVLQPQFRADAALAEELKQYVRKRLSAHAYPREIEFVDELPKTPSGKIQRFLLRNQEIAKAQAAAN; from the coding sequence ATGCAGGATTACCTGAGCGCTGCCCGCGACTTTGATCTGCCCAGCACGGCCGCCGCCACCCTGGCCGGTTCTCTCGACGCCCTCAACGCCTGTGTCGAATGCTGCGACCGGCATGCCTTGCCGGGGCGCATCGCGCTGTTCTGGGAAGGCCGCGACGGCAGCAGCGCCAGCTACACCTTCTGTGAGTTGCAGGAGCAGGCGGCGCGTTTCGCCAACTTTCTCCAGGCCCAGGGCGTGCGCCCCGGCGATTGCGTGGCGGGCATGCTGCCGCGCAACGTCGAGCTGCTGATCTGCATCCTCGGCACCTGGCGCCTCGGTGCGGTGTACCAGCCGCTGTTTACCGCGTTCGGTCCCAAGGCCATCGAACATCGCTTGCAGGGTTCCGGCGCCAAGGTTGTGGTAACCGATGCGGCCAACCGCGGCAAACTCGATGAGGTCGAGGGTGCACCGCTACTGGTCACCGTCGCTGGCGCCAAGGGCCAGGGCATCCAGCGTGGCGACTTCAGTTTCTGGGCCGAGCTGGAGCGCCATTCTGACGAATTCGAGCCGGTGCTGCGCTCGGCCGAAGACCCTTTCCTGATGATGTTCACTTCCGGCACCACCGGCTTGGCCAAACCGCTGCCGGTGCCGCTCAAGGCGATCCTGGCCTTCGTCGGCTACATGCGCGAGGCGGTCGACCTGCGCCCCGAAGACGCGTTCTGGAACCTGGCCGATCCGGGTTGGGCCTACGGCCTCTACTATGCGGTGACCGGACCATTGGCCATGGGCCACCCGACCACCTTCTACGAAGGGCCGTTCACGGTGGAGAGCACCTGCCGGATCATCCGCAAGTACGCCATCAGCAACCTGGCCGGTTCGCCCTCCGCCTACCGCCTGTTGCTGGCCGCCAAACAGCAGGTCGAGCCGTTGCTCCGTGGGCGTCTGCGCGCGGTCAGCAGTGCCGGCGAGCCGCTGACCCCGGAGGTGATCCGCTGGTTCGAAGGCGGCCTGGACACCTGCATCCACGACCACTACGGCCAGACCGAGCTGGGCATGGTGCTGTGCAACCACCATGCCCTGGCCCACCCGGTGCGCCTTGGCGCCGCCGGTTTCGCCATTCCCGGGCATCGCGTGGTGGTGCTGGACGAACAGAATCGCGAATTGCCGGCCGGCCAACCGGGCATTCTGGCGCTGGACCGGCCGCGCTCGCCGCTATTCTGGTTTCCCGGTTATCTGGGCATGCCGACCAAGGCCTTCGTCGGTGACTACTACCTCAGCGGTGACACCGTCGAGCTGAACCAGGACGGCAGCATCAGCTTCGTCGGCCGCAGCGACGACGTGATCACCACCTCCGGTTACCGGGTCGGCCCCTTCGACGTGGAAAGCGCGCTGATCGAACATCCGGCGGTGATCGAGGCGGCGGTGATCGGCAAACCGGACCCGGAACGCACCGAGCTGGTCAAAGCATTCGTCGTGCTGCAGCCGCAGTTTCGCGCCGATGCCGCGCTGGCCGAGGAGCTCAAGCAGTACGTGCGCAAGCGCCTGTCGGCACATGCCTACCCGCGCGAGATCGAATTCGTCGACGAGCTGCCAAAGACCCCGAGCGGCAAGATCCAGCGCTTTCTCCTGCGCAATCAGGAAATCGCCAAGGCCCAGGCGGCCGCTAACTGA
- a CDS encoding LysR family transcriptional regulator has translation MQKNMVSDKLNWDDLRFFLEVARTRTASAAARRLGVDYTTVSRRIRTLEQSLGALLFEKSRATGFALTVEGQRLLGYAETLESTLLAACEQVSGTRLGLSGHLRIASTEAFGCWFVSAQMSGFLERYPHISLDILPVPHFVSLSRREADIAITLERPERGPYVCSKLCDYRLRIYATPGYLASHAPIHTREDLADHPFVTYVDDLAFSSRLLYLNDLLPGATSHLRSTSVIAQYHATLQGRAMAILPSFLAGPDPRLCEVLPDQVDIIRQFWLSYSEDLRKLKRVTLAAEYLRACADLNRPLLMGESSEMHYLAMD, from the coding sequence ATGCAAAAAAATATGGTTAGCGACAAGCTCAATTGGGACGACCTGCGTTTCTTCCTCGAAGTGGCGCGTACCCGCACTGCCAGTGCGGCGGCCCGGCGCCTGGGGGTGGACTACACCACGGTATCGCGGCGTATCCGCACCCTGGAGCAGAGCCTCGGGGCCCTGTTGTTCGAGAAATCGCGCGCGACCGGCTTTGCCCTGACCGTGGAGGGCCAGCGCCTGCTGGGCTACGCGGAAACCCTGGAAAGCACCTTGCTGGCTGCCTGCGAACAGGTGTCCGGCACCCGCCTGGGGCTTTCCGGGCACCTGCGCATCGCCAGCACCGAAGCGTTCGGCTGCTGGTTTGTCAGCGCGCAGATGAGTGGCTTCCTCGAGCGCTACCCGCACATCTCCCTGGACATCCTGCCGGTGCCGCACTTCGTCAGCCTGTCGCGGCGCGAGGCGGATATCGCCATCACCCTGGAACGCCCGGAGCGCGGGCCCTACGTCTGCTCCAAGCTATGCGACTATCGCCTGCGGATTTACGCCACGCCCGGCTACCTGGCCAGCCATGCGCCGATCCACACGCGCGAGGACCTGGCTGACCACCCCTTCGTCACCTACGTCGACGATCTGGCGTTCAGCTCCAGGTTGCTCTACCTCAACGACTTGCTACCCGGCGCTACCAGCCACCTGCGTAGCACCAGTGTAATTGCCCAGTACCACGCCACCCTGCAGGGACGGGCCATGGCCATTCTGCCGAGCTTCCTGGCCGGGCCGGATCCGCGCCTGTGCGAAGTGTTGCCGGATCAGGTCGACATCATTCGCCAGTTCTGGCTCTCCTACAGCGAAGACCTGCGCAAGCTCAAGCGCGTGACCCTGGCCGCCGAGTACCTGCGCGCCTGTGCCGACCTCAATCGGCCGTTGCTGATGGGGGAGTCGAGCGAAATGCATTACCTGGCCATGGACTGA
- a CDS encoding acetyl-CoA C-acyltransferase — MSKQQDPVVIVSAARTPMGGFLGDFKEVSAAQLGAAAIRATLERAGLASDAVDEAIMGCVLQAGQGQAPARQAALGAGLSQGTVCSTVNKMCGSGMKAAMFGHDLLLAGSAEVVIAGGMESMSNAPYLLERARSGYRMGHGRVLDHMFLDGLEDAYDKGRLMGTFAEDCAQTYGFTREQQDAFAIASLTRAQQAMNAGRFAAEIIAVEAKAGRELRLINSDEQPPKARPDKIPTLKPAFREGGTVTAANASSISDGAAALLLMRLSEAEKRGLTPLAAIRGHATFAHAPGLFATAPVGALQRLMTRTGWEIGQVDLFEVNEAFAVVPMAAMRDLDIPHDKLNVHGGACALGHPIGASGARVLVTLLSALRQYDLQRGVASLCIGGGEATAMAIELLN, encoded by the coding sequence ATGAGCAAGCAACAGGATCCGGTAGTCATCGTCAGCGCCGCACGCACGCCCATGGGCGGCTTTCTCGGCGACTTCAAGGAGGTCAGCGCCGCGCAACTGGGCGCCGCGGCGATTCGCGCCACCCTCGAACGCGCGGGCCTGGCCAGCGATGCGGTGGACGAGGCGATCATGGGCTGCGTGCTGCAGGCCGGCCAGGGTCAGGCGCCGGCGCGCCAGGCAGCCTTGGGCGCGGGCCTGAGCCAGGGCACGGTGTGCTCGACGGTGAACAAGATGTGCGGCTCGGGGATGAAGGCGGCGATGTTCGGCCATGACCTGCTGCTCGCCGGCAGCGCCGAGGTGGTGATCGCCGGCGGCATGGAGAGCATGTCCAACGCGCCCTATCTGCTGGAGCGCGCGCGTAGCGGTTACCGCATGGGCCATGGCCGGGTGCTCGACCACATGTTCCTCGACGGCCTCGAAGACGCCTACGACAAGGGCCGGCTGATGGGCACCTTCGCCGAGGACTGCGCGCAGACTTACGGCTTTACTCGTGAGCAGCAGGACGCCTTCGCCATCGCCTCGCTGACCCGCGCGCAGCAGGCCATGAATGCAGGGCGCTTCGCCGCCGAGATCATTGCGGTGGAAGCCAAGGCCGGCCGCGAGCTGCGCCTGATTAACAGTGACGAGCAGCCACCCAAGGCGCGTCCGGACAAGATCCCCACGCTCAAACCGGCCTTTCGTGAGGGCGGCACGGTGACCGCGGCCAATGCCAGTTCGATCTCCGATGGTGCCGCCGCGCTGCTGCTGATGCGCCTGTCCGAGGCCGAGAAACGCGGTCTGACCCCGCTGGCGGCGATCCGTGGGCACGCCACTTTCGCCCATGCGCCAGGGCTGTTCGCCACCGCGCCGGTCGGCGCCTTGCAACGGCTGATGACGCGCACCGGCTGGGAAATCGGCCAGGTCGACCTGTTCGAGGTTAACGAGGCCTTCGCCGTGGTGCCGATGGCGGCCATGCGCGACCTCGACATCCCCCACGACAAGCTCAACGTGCACGGCGGCGCCTGCGCCCTCGGCCACCCGATCGGCGCGTCCGGCGCGCGGGTACTGGTGACCCTGCTCAGCGCCCTGCGCCAGTACGACCTCCAGCGCGGCGTCGCCTCGCTGTGCATCGGCGGCGGCGAAGCCACGGCCATGGCCATCGAGTTGCTCAACTGA
- a CDS encoding AMP-binding protein — MNSNCLPFLAARDFLLANRSDYATAVRDFRWPQLDTFNWALDYFDSMAAGNQAPALWIVEEDGSEQRYSFAELAERSNRVANHLRELGVRRGERILLMLGNHIALWETMLAAFKLGAVVIPATALLTAEDLRDRIERGGVRHLVVGSNHTDKFAEQALGCTRICVGAAVSGWINHDSAVDCASQFHADALTKASDPLLLYFTSGTTSKPKMVLHSHQSYPVGHLSTMYWVGLQPGDLHLNISSPGWAKHAWSCFFAPWNAGACVFIHNTARFSAPALLEVLERYGITSLCAPPTVWRMLIQEDLAGCRERLRLRELVGAGEPLNPEIIEQIQEAWGLPLRDGFGQSETTALVGNTPGQPLKPGSMGRPLPGYSVCMLDPDGQPGNEGEVALPLDPHPLGLMLGYEDSAEKTAEAMRDGFYRTGDTAAIDADGYITFIGRADDVFKASDYRISPFELESALIEHPAVMEVAVVPSPDPLRLAVPKAFLILAHDQPGSAELAKNILAFAREHLAPYKRVRRIEFVSELPKTISGKIRRVDLRQMELERRQGDTRGPQEHFEEDFPQLKG; from the coding sequence ATGAATAGCAACTGCCTCCCCTTTCTCGCTGCCCGCGACTTCCTGCTGGCCAACCGCAGCGACTATGCCACCGCCGTGCGCGATTTCCGCTGGCCGCAGCTCGACACCTTCAACTGGGCGCTGGACTATTTCGACAGCATGGCCGCGGGCAACCAGGCCCCGGCGCTGTGGATTGTCGAGGAGGACGGCAGCGAGCAGCGCTACAGCTTCGCCGAACTGGCCGAGCGCTCCAATCGCGTGGCCAACCACCTGCGCGAGCTGGGCGTGCGCCGCGGCGAGCGCATCCTGTTGATGCTGGGCAACCATATCGCCCTGTGGGAAACCATGCTCGCGGCCTTCAAGCTCGGCGCCGTGGTGATCCCGGCCACCGCCCTGCTCACCGCCGAGGACCTGCGCGACCGTATCGAGCGCGGCGGTGTGCGCCACCTGGTGGTGGGCAGCAACCATACCGACAAGTTTGCTGAGCAAGCCCTGGGCTGCACCCGCATCTGCGTCGGCGCGGCAGTCAGCGGCTGGATCAATCACGACAGCGCCGTCGACTGTGCCAGCCAGTTCCACGCCGATGCCCTGACCAAGGCCAGCGACCCGCTGCTGCTGTATTTCACCTCTGGCACCACCAGCAAGCCGAAGATGGTCCTGCACAGCCACCAGAGCTACCCGGTTGGCCACCTGTCCACTATGTACTGGGTTGGCCTGCAGCCGGGCGACCTGCACCTGAACATCTCCTCGCCGGGCTGGGCCAAGCATGCCTGGAGCTGCTTCTTCGCCCCGTGGAACGCCGGCGCCTGCGTGTTCATCCATAACACTGCGCGTTTCAGTGCCCCGGCGCTGCTCGAGGTGCTGGAGCGCTACGGCATCACCAGCCTGTGCGCGCCGCCCACGGTGTGGCGCATGCTGATCCAGGAAGACCTGGCCGGCTGCCGCGAGCGTCTGCGCTTGCGCGAACTGGTCGGTGCCGGCGAGCCGCTCAACCCGGAGATCATCGAGCAAATCCAGGAAGCCTGGGGCCTGCCGTTGCGTGACGGTTTCGGCCAGTCGGAAACCACCGCGCTGGTTGGCAACACCCCCGGCCAGCCGCTCAAGCCCGGTTCCATGGGCCGGCCGTTGCCCGGCTACAGCGTGTGCATGCTCGACCCGGATGGCCAGCCTGGCAACGAAGGCGAAGTCGCCCTGCCCCTGGACCCCCATCCGCTGGGCCTGATGCTCGGTTACGAAGACAGCGCGGAGAAGACTGCCGAAGCGATGCGTGACGGTTTCTACCGTACCGGCGACACCGCGGCCATCGACGCCGACGGCTACATCACCTTCATCGGCCGCGCCGATGACGTGTTCAAGGCCTCCGACTACCGCATCAGCCCCTTCGAGCTGGAGAGCGCGCTGATCGAGCACCCGGCGGTGATGGAAGTGGCCGTGGTGCCCAGCCCCGACCCGCTGCGCCTGGCGGTACCCAAGGCGTTCCTGATCCTGGCCCACGACCAGCCGGGCAGCGCCGAACTGGCCAAGAACATCCTCGCCTTCGCCCGCGAGCACCTGGCGCCCTACAAGCGGGTGCGGCGCATCGAGTTCGTCAGCGAACTGCCCAAGACCATCTCCGGCAAGATCCGCCGGGTGGACCTGCGGCAGATGGAGCTGGAGCGCCGCCAGGGCGACACGCGCGGGCCGCAGGAACACTTCGAAGAAGACTTTCCGCAGCTCAAGGGCTGA
- a CDS encoding 3-hydroxyacyl-CoA dehydrogenase, which yields MRIEDRVFLVTGGSSGLGLATARALIEQGGKVVLADINAEAGTARAEELGGNARFVQTDITREADGRHAVAAALQAFDGLHGLVNCAGVAPAEKILGRNGAHGLDSFSRVIQINLVGSFNMLRLAAEAMAQGEQNEQGERGVIVNTASVAAFDGQMGQAAYAASKGGVAALTLPAARDLARSGIRVMCIAPGIFETPMMAGMPQEVRDSLAANVPFPPRLGRPDEYAALVRHIIENPMLNGEVIRLDGALRMAAK from the coding sequence ATGCGTATCGAAGACCGAGTATTTCTAGTCACTGGCGGTAGCTCCGGGCTGGGCCTGGCCACTGCCCGTGCGCTGATCGAGCAGGGTGGCAAGGTAGTGCTCGCCGACATCAACGCCGAAGCCGGTACGGCCCGCGCCGAGGAGCTGGGTGGTAACGCGCGTTTCGTGCAGACCGACATCACTCGCGAGGCCGACGGTCGCCACGCGGTGGCCGCTGCGCTGCAGGCCTTCGACGGCCTGCATGGCCTGGTCAACTGTGCCGGCGTGGCGCCGGCCGAGAAGATTCTCGGGCGTAACGGCGCCCATGGCCTGGACAGCTTCAGTCGGGTGATCCAGATCAACCTGGTCGGTAGCTTCAACATGCTGCGCCTGGCTGCCGAGGCCATGGCTCAGGGCGAGCAGAACGAGCAGGGCGAGCGCGGGGTGATCGTCAACACCGCCTCGGTCGCCGCTTTCGACGGGCAGATGGGCCAGGCCGCCTATGCCGCCTCCAAGGGTGGCGTGGCCGCCCTGACCCTGCCGGCGGCGCGCGACTTGGCGCGTTCGGGGATCCGCGTGATGTGCATCGCCCCGGGCATCTTCGAGACGCCGATGATGGCCGGCATGCCGCAGGAGGTGCGCGATTCGTTGGCGGCCAACGTGCCGTTCCCGCCGCGCCTGGGCCGCCCGGACGAATACGCCGCGCTGGTGCGGCACATCATCGAGAATCCCATGCTCAATGGCGAGGTCATCCGCCTGGATGGCGCCTTGCGCATGGCGGCCAAATAA
- a CDS encoding AraC family transcriptional regulator translates to MTATAVEKGTISVRLVGEALQQWRAQGQDCAALLSQSGIAPELLNKPYARVSAQAYARLWLALAKAMDDEFFGMNPRRMKSGSYAFMTRAASREPTLGAALDSALTFLGLVFDGLTPRLERQGGMAAIVIDEPAGQACRAFGCFTLWMIVHGLACWLAGRRIPILAVELHCQAPDYLEDYRVMFSSNLRFARPRSRLLFNAECLEQPLRRSERELKRFLAGAPANILVRYRDPRSHAARIKVYLRSLKAERWPDFEALSSHFFMAPSTLRRKLALEGQSYQGLKDQVRRDQAIARLDSGAGNFTELAFELGFADSSAFYKAFKKWTGTTPGQYRALMHPEQ, encoded by the coding sequence ATGACGGCGACCGCGGTCGAGAAGGGCACCATCTCCGTGCGCCTGGTCGGCGAGGCCCTGCAGCAGTGGCGCGCCCAGGGTCAGGACTGCGCCGCGTTGCTGAGCCAGTCCGGGATCGCCCCGGAATTGCTCAACAAGCCCTATGCGCGGGTGTCCGCGCAGGCCTATGCGCGTCTGTGGCTGGCGCTGGCCAAGGCGATGGACGACGAGTTCTTCGGCATGAACCCGCGGCGAATGAAGTCCGGCAGCTACGCCTTCATGACCCGCGCCGCGTCGCGCGAGCCGACCCTGGGTGCGGCCCTGGACAGTGCCCTGACGTTTCTCGGCCTGGTCTTCGATGGCCTGACCCCGCGCCTGGAGCGCCAGGGCGGGATGGCGGCGATCGTCATCGACGAGCCAGCGGGGCAAGCCTGTCGGGCGTTCGGCTGTTTCACCCTGTGGATGATCGTGCATGGCCTGGCCTGCTGGCTAGCGGGACGACGTATCCCGATCCTGGCGGTCGAGCTGCACTGCCAGGCCCCGGATTATCTTGAGGATTACCGGGTGATGTTCAGCAGCAACCTGCGCTTCGCCCGCCCGCGCAGTCGCCTGCTGTTCAATGCCGAGTGCCTGGAGCAACCGCTACGGCGCAGCGAGCGCGAGCTCAAGCGCTTCCTCGCCGGCGCGCCGGCCAACATTCTGGTGCGCTACCGCGACCCGCGCAGCCATGCCGCGCGGATCAAGGTCTACCTGCGCAGCCTCAAGGCCGAGCGCTGGCCGGATTTCGAGGCGCTCTCCAGCCACTTCTTCATGGCGCCATCGACCCTGCGGCGCAAGCTGGCCCTGGAAGGCCAGTCCTACCAGGGGCTCAAGGACCAGGTGCGGCGCGACCAGGCCATCGCCCGCTTGGACAGCGGCGCGGGCAACTTCACCGAGCTGGCCTTCGAGCTGGGGTTTGCCGACAGCAGCGCCTTCTACAAGGCGTTCAAGAAGTGGACCGGCACCACTCCGGGGCAGTATCGCGCGCTGATGCATCCCGAGCAGTAG